GTAGAAATAAGTCTCAGCTATAAGTTTTTTCTGTTGTGGATTAAATTTCGGATTGACTGACTCCAACTTTTCAAGTAAAGGCAAGGCATCTTCATATTTCTTTGCTATGACGCTCCAATTTGCTCTAATGTATATTGCTTGGTCGAAACTAGGGTACTTAGCAATACAATCATCAAGCGATTTGAAAGCTTCATCAATTCTACCTAACCCATATAGACCTATCGCTTCATTGACGAGAACCTCTTGTTTGGTTTGAGAAAAACCTAAGAGAAAAAACCAACAAAAAAACAATGTAACAAGAACTCTTTTTTTCATCTCAAATAAATATTTAACTTTCCATTTTATCGCCAAAGCAAAGATCTCCGGCATCACCTAGCCCAGGAACAATATAGCTTTTAGCAGTGAGTTCATCATCTATATCTCCTATAAAAATATCAATATATGGGTGTTTTTTGGAAACTGTTTCTACTCCTTGTACACTGCCTATTATACCTAATATAATTATCCTCGAAGGCTTGCCATAACGATTTAACTGATCTAAAGTGGCTAAAATACTAGATCCAGAAGCAATCATAGGATCACAAAGTATTAGCGTTTTTCCATCAAGATTGGGACTTGCGACATATTCTAATCGAATCTCAAACTCACCCGACTTATGATGTTTTCTATAGGCACTAACGAAACAATTATCTGCCGTATCAAAGACATTCAAGACCGCATAGTGCATAGGTAGACCAGCTCTCAGTACACTAGCTATGACTATATTATCACTTATCGAATGAGATTCTTTCTGACCGAGAGGTGTTTGCACACTTAATGAACCATAATGCAATGACTTACTAGCTTCATAGGCCAGAATACTTGCTATACGTTCAATATTGGTACGAAAACGCATGCGATCCTTTTGTATCTTCTCATCACGCAATTCGTTCAAATAGTTATTCGCAACAGAATGGACATCTTGCAATTTATATATCATATATCAGTTTAATGCTATTTTTAACTTAAATCCAAAGTTACTATTAAAATTTAAACTAGGATAGGAAAATAGAATGAATAGTTTAATGTGGCTATAAGTCCTAAATTTTAATGAAAATAAAAAAACCCTCACATTGCTGTGAGGGCTAATTCTGATTAATGTGACCTGGATTGGATTCGAA
The sequence above is drawn from the Chitinophagales bacterium genome and encodes:
- the upp gene encoding uracil phosphoribosyltransferase codes for the protein MIYKLQDVHSVANNYLNELRDEKIQKDRMRFRTNIERIASILAYEASKSLHYGSLSVQTPLGQKESHSISDNIVIASVLRAGLPMHYAVLNVFDTADNCFVSAYRKHHKSGEFEIRLEYVASPNLDGKTLILCDPMIASGSSILATLDQLNRYGKPSRIIILGIIGSVQGVETVSKKHPYIDIFIGDIDDELTAKSYIVPGLGDAGDLCFGDKMES